One window of the Asticcacaulis sp. SL142 genome contains the following:
- a CDS encoding response regulator: MSNLTYQTLRAQRKINPATVNILVVEDHDASRRMILELLRGAGFTRLLPARSAEEAIGFLTSHNPDLMLLDWELPGMSGVELVLSLRRAAVEEDPRFLNPKMPVLMLTGRQKSQDVTHARNCGVDEFVIKPFSTAGLLKAVLATLTRKRNFVVSANYIGPCRRRKTHTTYQGVLRRIDDIEQSADNVQREIFQQTLSVELNSLRVLMQARGGLDKKLLDYMVGRIMHAEKRAHALRLRLIEQATHSLNDYAVALGEDTDPEVVDIHIDTLTRLNTIDLADHREATKTVQHLERLVSKRKKHRKLTA; this comes from the coding sequence ATGTCAAACCTGACCTACCAAACCCTGCGCGCGCAGCGAAAAATCAATCCCGCGACGGTGAATATACTGGTCGTTGAGGATCATGATGCCTCACGCCGTATGATCCTTGAGCTTCTGCGCGGCGCCGGTTTCACGCGTCTGCTGCCTGCCCGCTCGGCCGAAGAGGCCATCGGCTTTCTGACCTCGCACAATCCTGACCTGATGCTGCTCGACTGGGAATTGCCGGGTATGTCTGGTGTTGAACTGGTTCTGTCCTTGCGTCGGGCGGCGGTGGAAGAAGACCCGCGCTTTCTGAATCCCAAAATGCCGGTACTGATGCTGACCGGTCGGCAAAAATCCCAGGACGTGACCCATGCCCGCAACTGCGGGGTCGATGAGTTTGTCATCAAGCCGTTCTCAACCGCCGGCCTGCTAAAGGCCGTACTGGCGACCCTGACGCGTAAACGCAATTTCGTCGTTTCGGCCAATTATATCGGCCCGTGCCGTAGGCGTAAGACCCACACAACCTATCAGGGGGTTCTGCGACGGATCGACGATATTGAGCAATCCGCCGATAATGTGCAGCGCGAGATATTCCAGCAAACCCTGTCGGTGGAACTGAATTCCCTGCGGGTTCTGATGCAGGCCCGCGGCGGACTGGACAAGAAACTGCTCGATTACATGGTCGGGCGGATCATGCATGCGGAAAAGCGCGCCCACGCACTGCGCCTTAGGTTGATTGAGCAGGCTACACACTCTTTAAACGATTATGCGGTAGCATTGGGCGAAGATACTGACCCCGAAGTGGTTGATATTCATATCGATACGCTGACCCGGTTGAATACCATCGACCTCGCCGATCACCGTGAGGCCACCAAAACCGTGCAGCATCTGGAACGACTGGTATCCAAGCGTAAAAAACACCGCAAACTGACCGCTTAA
- a CDS encoding phasin has protein sequence MTNHGPFEQGLKLMGAQQQLATRSLLNLVEMITASSHRYASQTTAFAEDAVRLMKEASAVRDPQGLTDLQKEWTQTCVKYSENQARTTMQFVEQCGKQALNTAANAKAIVKGDVTAPPSGEAPPTE, from the coding sequence ATGACTAACCACGGACCATTCGAGCAGGGCCTGAAACTTATGGGTGCGCAGCAGCAGCTTGCGACGCGCAGCCTGCTGAATCTGGTTGAGATGATCACCGCCTCATCGCACCGTTACGCCTCCCAGACCACGGCCTTTGCCGAGGATGCGGTGCGCCTGATGAAAGAGGCCTCCGCCGTGCGTGATCCGCAAGGCTTAACCGACCTGCAAAAAGAATGGACGCAAACCTGCGTCAAATATTCCGAAAATCAGGCCCGCACGACCATGCAGTTTGTCGAACAATGCGGTAAGCAGGCACTTAATACCGCAGCCAATGCCAAGGCCATCGTCAAGGGTGACGTCACAGCTCCCCCCTCTGGTGAAGCGCCACCCACTGAATAG
- a CDS encoding Tat pathway signal protein, whose product MKRRALISALLFPVFASVAPQALASAPKEKKKGGGPSFTQLTPISVFIPRRDGRHSTMTIEMGLDVKDPKLAELVPAYIPRLRDAYVSRIQSYGLRLRENSLVDPGFITRELQAATDQVLKRSGATVLLGTMMIN is encoded by the coding sequence ATGAAACGTCGCGCCCTTATCTCTGCCTTGCTTTTCCCAGTCTTCGCCTCGGTCGCACCACAGGCTCTGGCCAGTGCGCCTAAGGAAAAGAAAAAGGGCGGCGGGCCCAGCTTTACCCAACTGACACCGATCAGCGTGTTTATCCCGCGACGCGACGGGCGTCATTCCACCATGACCATTGAGATGGGCCTTGATGTCAAAGACCCGAAGCTGGCGGAACTGGTGCCCGCCTATATTCCGCGTTTGCGCGATGCCTATGTCAGCCGGATCCAGTCCTATGGCCTGCGTCTGCGCGAAAACAGCCTGGTCGATCCGGGCTTTATTACCCGTGAGCTTCAGGCCGCGACCGACCAGGTGCTTAAACGCTCTGGAGCCACCGTGCTGCTCGGCACGATGATGATAAACTAA
- a CDS encoding 3-hydroxybutyrate dehydrogenase: MLKGKTALVTGSTSGIGLAVAKTLAAKGAHVMLNGLGDAAEIEAIRAAMAKDYGVEVGFHGADLTKPDQIEDLVKTTQSKLGGVDILINNAGIQFVAPIEEFPAAKWDAIIAINLTSAYHTIHHSFAAMKEKGWGRIVNMGSAHALVASPFKSAYVAAKHGILGLTKTIALEGAEFGITCNCVCPGYVLTPLVEKQIPDTAKARGITEEQVIKDVLLAAQPTKKFVDEDDIAETFAFLCSDAAKSITGTHISVDGGWTA, from the coding sequence ATGCTTAAAGGTAAAACCGCCCTGGTGACCGGCTCCACCAGCGGCATCGGCTTGGCCGTGGCTAAAACGCTCGCCGCCAAGGGGGCCCACGTCATGCTCAACGGGCTGGGCGATGCTGCCGAGATCGAGGCCATCCGCGCCGCTATGGCCAAGGACTACGGCGTCGAGGTCGGCTTCCACGGCGCCGACCTGACCAAGCCGGATCAGATTGAGGATCTGGTGAAAACCACGCAATCGAAACTGGGCGGGGTCGATATCCTGATCAATAATGCCGGCATCCAGTTCGTGGCCCCGATTGAAGAATTTCCCGCCGCCAAGTGGGATGCCATTATCGCCATCAACCTGACCTCGGCCTACCACACCATTCACCACAGCTTTGCGGCCATGAAAGAAAAGGGCTGGGGCCGGATCGTCAATATGGGATCGGCCCACGCGCTGGTCGCCTCACCGTTCAAGTCGGCCTATGTCGCCGCCAAACACGGCATCTTAGGCCTGACTAAGACGATTGCCCTTGAGGGCGCAGAGTTCGGCATTACCTGTAATTGCGTCTGCCCCGGCTATGTGCTGACCCCGCTGGTCGAAAAGCAAATCCCCGACACGGCCAAGGCCCGCGGCATTACTGAGGAACAGGTCATTAAGGACGTGCTTCTGGCCGCTCAGCCGACCAAGAAATTCGTCGACGAAGACGATATCGCTGAAACCTTCGCCTTTCTGTGTTCGGATGCCGCCAAGTCGATTACCGGCACGCATATTTCGGTCGACGGCGGCTGGACGGCGTAG